A single window of Gossypium arboreum isolate Shixiya-1 chromosome 13, ASM2569848v2, whole genome shotgun sequence DNA harbors:
- the LOC108467831 gene encoding vesicle transport protein GOT1 encodes MVSFEMNDRKKIGLGLTGFGIFFSFLGIIFFFDKGLLAMGNILFISGVTLTIGLKSTMQFFMKPQNFKGTISFGVGFFFVVVGWPIFGMILETYGFVVLFSGFWPTLAVFLQRIPILGWLFQQPYVRSLLDRYRGRRVPV; translated from the exons ATGGTTTCCTTTGAAATGAATGATCGAAAAA AAATTGGGCTCGGATTAACGGGATTTGgcatatttttctcatttttggGAATTATCTTCTTTTTCGACAAGGGATTGCTTGCCATGGGAAAT ATCCTTTTCATATCAGGAGTGACCTTAACCATTGGTCTGAAGTCCACCATGCAATTTTTTATGAAACCtcaaaattttaag GGAACAATTTCTTTTGGTGTTGGCTTCTTTTTCGTTGTTGTTGGATGGCCCATATTTGGCATGATATTGGAGACATATGGATTCGTTGTACTCTTCAG TGGTTTTTGGCCAACACTGGCTGTGTTTCTGCAAAGGATACCAATTCTTGGTTGGCTATTCCAGCAACCATACGTCAGATCG TTATTGGATCGGTATAGGGGCAGGAGGGTGCCTGTATAA